DNA sequence from the Osmia lignaria lignaria isolate PbOS001 chromosome 2, iyOsmLign1, whole genome shotgun sequence genome:
TACGTAAGTAGCTAAACGTTACATCTTTCTATTATtcgaaattattcgaataattacaatttataatggtTAGTCGAATATACACTGGTGAAAGTAATGCTGGACACTttgcataaaaatattctttatttcatatttgtgcagtaaatgtatattctgctatgctaaattggtaccgtaatatttttattgtaatctataatgtttatacttaatattttcacatgatttggtttgtaaatgttttaaaattgtaatttaaaaaaatctaaactgtgttgttatttttatttttgcgtCTGGCAACACGAAACGACGGATGGTGTGAAATAGCCAgtcacaggatgaaaggatatccaacgaaatattttttttttccacctccTTTGATATGttggaattataatttttattctatattaatAATATGGCTGTAAACAGGGCCGGCGttgggagggggggggggggggggggggggggggggcaatcgtccagggcgctagatctATAGGGGGCGCCGCGGCCCGGTGTTCCTagtattttaacaatttttacaatctaactacagattcatcatttcatattattaccttgGCTTTTTTTCTTAAAACTTTTGAGCCCCTGAATGAGCGCCAagataatcttgcccagggcgccaatatcCCTAAAACCAGCActggctgtaaatggtctttttactgatttttttatataagcaacgccctaaaattagaaagcaatgattagaatataaaatataaatggattatatattaaataatttaaataaatgcgAAAAAGTgttcagaattaattccactagtgtatgcATGTATATTATAGCAGCTGTTATTTTCAGAGTATATAAAGGAAAGTATTTAATTCCAATGGTTCTGAGTACATGGATAATCGCGTTTGGTGTACTGATCGTAACATGGTTTGGTAGCTGGGGTCGTTTCGGATTGGACATAGCAATCGGTTCCTGTTCCATTCTTCCAGATGCGAACGGTCGAAGTCCAAAGGAATTTCTTTTCGTCGTTGCTTTTCTCATACCTTGCATCGCTATCGTCGTTTGTTACGCAAGAATCTTTTGTATCGTTCGGAAAGCAGCatttaaaagtaggaaaccacaTGTTACCGCCGATAATGTCAATACCGACGTTATCGATATTAGTCAGGAGGtaaaaatgatcatttttaatatttgtcgttGAACATTGCAAATTTATTCACCTTACTATGATACTATTCTATCCTGTACActgacaagggaacatcggggactgatacactccgattttgatgaaactttgcataaatatttcttagacctgtttatgaagataactgtaattcgttggtgcccgtttttcactttgagggagatatcaacccttttatccgaaacgccctttctatatacgtgcttataaatcgtaaacaacaaaagatataaaaaaatagttgaaataaaagttataccgttttttgaggtctataaagctgcgtaaagtttttcaaaacggagggggaggaggaattcaattttgcaaaaaggatgatttaagaAAAAAACTTACACACAGCTTTATAgtcctcaagaaacggtataacttttacttcaactatttttttatatcttttgttgtttacgatttataagcacgtatataaaaagggcggttcggataaaagggttgatatctccctcaaagtgaaaaacgggcaccaacgaattacagttatcttcataaacaggtctaataaatatttatgcaaagtttcatcaaaatcggagtgtatcagttcccgatgttcccttgtgagtTGCAATGAACTTGTCGTAGTGAAGTTGGctacgcattcactcaccgacgcggcgtgaatgcgttagtgaatttgtagccaacttcactgcgacaagttcaatgtaaCTCAGTGTACAGTACACTATAAACTATACACTATACACAAATATAAAGTAATTCGATTCCATATATCCGTGTTATTTGTTACAGCGACGATCTGCGTCGGGCAGAAAGCAAGAAGTTCCGTCAACATTCAAATCAAATTACACATCAACTGTTCCTTATGATGTTTGCTTGAAACAGCTGACTACGTcaaatcaattaaataattctgaAAATGAGGAAGAATCCAAAATGCAACAACATTCATCgaattatacagaaaagaaggaaagagaattttggaaaaatgatgaaaatgtttTGGAAAAAATTGATGATATACCATACGCGGATGAACGTTACGATGAAAGCGAAGTAATGGAAAGTGAAATTTTTGCgattaacaataaaatgaaagaatcgTTTGGTAAGAGGGGAAATAAATTGGAAAGAATAGCGAGTAGAGCTTCTTTTATAATCGAGTCAAGCATTTGGGTTGAAAGGCTGGAAAGCTCGAGAACAAACTCCCCTGATCGTTTAACAAAAAAACAAGCTACGATTATTCCAAGGGAATCAACATTTAAGAGCGTAAGAAGACGGAAAAAGCATGACGGTCCAGTAAAGATGAGTAACAAAGATAGAAAGCTGTTGAAAATGATTCTTGTgatattttcatcgtttctcaTCTGTTATTTACCGATCACTATTACGAAAACCTTTAAAGATGCTATCGATTGGAGAGGATTAAATATAGCTAgctatatattaatttatttaaccaCCTGTATAAATCCTGTTGTTTACGTGGTAATGAGCTCCGAGTACAGAAGTGCTTATAAAAATGTGTTATTTTGCAGAAATGAAGTTAGGAAGGAGGCTCGGAAATCGTTGGAATAAAAAAAGACAGctgctttttcattttatttcagctACTATGTATGTATGGTATGTCCCTACGTATATAGGTAAGTATGATGAAATAGTATTTATGTTACCACATCAATTGATGTAATTGCTtcgaatttgaagaaaattactaGATAGAGAGctcattaatattcttcgttaatattaaataattaggatTTGAATCGGCACATTCCATAACTAAAGCTATTGGTAATTTCATGTATGTATGAAATATGTACACACA
Encoded proteins:
- the LOC117605902 gene encoding G-protein coupled receptor moody isoform X1, with translation MEYWMASNETGHNAREETIQEVLKHPGSAILFLGYPPWLLHFAASCCILFMLVGIPGNLFTIIALCRTKKLRNATAIFIINLSISDLMFCCFNLPLATSTFWHSSWNHGALLCQLFPLLRYGLVAVSLFTILSITINRYVMIGHPKLYRTVYKGKYLIPMVLSTWIIAFGVLIVTWFGSWGRFGLDIAIGSCSILPDANGRSPKEFLFVVAFLIPCIAIVVCYARIFCIVRKAAFKSRKPHVTADNVNTDVIDISQERRSASGRKQEVPSTFKSNYTSTVPYDVCLKQLTTSNQLNNSENEEESKMQQHSSNYTEKKEREFWKNDENVLEKIDDIPYADERYDESEVMESEIFAINNKMKESFGKRGNKLERIASRASFIIESSIWVERLESSRTNSPDRLTKKQATIIPRESTFKSVRRRKKHDGPVKMSNKDRKLLKMILVIFSSFLICYLPITITKTFKDAIDWRGLNIASYILIYLTTCINPVVYVVMSSEYRSAYKNVLFCRNEVRKEARKSLE
- the LOC117605902 gene encoding G-protein coupled receptor moody isoform X2 codes for the protein MEYWMASNETGHNAREETIQEVLKHPGSAILFLGYPPWLLHFAASCCILFMLVGIPGNLFTIIALCRTKKLRNATAIFIINLSISDLMFCCFNLPLATSTFWHSSWNHGALLCQLFPLLRYGLVAVSLFTILSITINRYVMIGHPKLYRTVYKGKYLIPMVLSTWIIAFGVLIVTWFGSWGRFGLDIAIGSCSILPDANGRSPKEFLFVVAFLIPCIAIVVCYARIFCIVRKAAFKSRKPHVTADNVNTDVIDISQERRSASGRKQEVPSTFKSNYTSTVPYDVCLKQLTTSNQLNNSENEEESKMQQHSSNYTEKKEREFWKNDENVLEKIDDIPYADERYDESEVMESEIFAINNKMKESFGKRGNKLERIASRASFIIESSIWVERLESSRTNSPDRLTKKQATIIPRESTFKSVRRRKKHDGPVKMSNKDRKLLKMILVIFSSFLICYLPITITKTFKDAIDWRGLNIASYILIYLTT